The Brassica napus cultivar Da-Ae chromosome C1, Da-Ae, whole genome shotgun sequence DNA segment AATGATTTGATTTATTGTAAATGATTTCTTACTTAATTGATTGATTGAGTTGAATATTAACCTCTGACCTGTATTATTTTGGATCTGTCTTAATATTCTTAACAAAATTATGATTCTTATTTTATACTATGGTGTAATAGGCCTTGGTATGTTAAGCAGAGGACCGCCACTGGAGCTGAGCTGGGAAAGCTTGTTTTCTCATGGAATAGACGGCGCCGTTTTGGTGTCTCAGAGCGTCTTGATATTTGCGTTTGCGTCTATAAGTTTGGACTTCTGCTTTAAATTGAAGCTGTTAAAACCATTTCCAAGCTCTGCTCAGATGTAGATGCAGCAGTTAAAAAGGTAGAAACGCAAAAAAAAACActgtatattttctttaaagatTTATGTATTAATTGGATTTTAAATGtcttttatcacattttcttcATCAGTAATcaatatacatttttcagatttcAACGATATACAGCATATAATGTTTAGATTACATCTGATTCCCATAATATTTTACttagaataaataaagaaagaaaaaaagtgaatcagatttttttacaaaactgtgtactttttatcttaaaaaagaGTCACTCGTGAACTTGAAGAGGTAGATGGGACCAAGATCATTAACAGCCATTcatttttacatatatacaCGTGTCATAATCTTAAGCACTTACCAGATTAACACTTCAGCACACAACAGCTCTTCTCTTCTGCGTTCTGTCTCTCTCTTTCGCTATCAATCGCGTTTGTCGTGGCGGTCAACTGATCAGAAATATAGCCAGAGCcaagttaaataaaaaatatatagctgaattaattataaaattaaaaaaaaaattcaatcagCATCTCAAACTTCAATGGGGTTTCTTCGACTTGTTCTCGAGTAAAACTactattctctctctcttcctctcctgaatttatttttcattatcaTTTGTATcggttttgttgatttggtggtggTATTCAGGGCGGTTTTCGGTGGAAAGAGACGGAAGAAGATGGTCAGaggtagtagtagtagtagtagtggTGCTGTTGTTCGTGGGGGTGGTGGTAGTAGTGTTAAGCAGAAAGGCTTCTCAATGAATCCAAAAGACTACAAACTTATGGAAGAAGTCGGCCATGGAGCTAGCGCCGTCGTCTACCGAGCGATCTATCTCCCGACCAATGAAGTCATCGCCGTCAAGTGTCTGGATCTGGATCGATGCAATAGCAATCTGGTGTGTTCTTCCTCGATCTTTTAATTTGTTGTTGTCCCTTTGTCttagatctctttttttttttgtttttgtttttgtttaggaTGATGTGAGGAGGGAATCTCAGACTATGAGTTTGATAGACCATCCAAACGTTATAAAGTCGTTTTGTTCGTTTTCTGTTGACCATAGTCTTTGGGTGGTGATGCCATTCATGGCGCAAGGTTCTTGTTTGCATCTTATGAAGACTGCTTATTCAGACGGGTTTGAAGAGTCGGCTATATGTTCTATACTCAAAGAGACTCTTAAAGCTCTCGATTATCTTCATAAACAAGGCCATATCCATCGTGATGTTAAGGTTGGTTACAAAAAGACTGAAACTTTGTATTTTAAGTCAtccatataatgttttttttttcttcaatctACTAGGCAGGAAACATACTTCTTGATGACAATGGGGAGATTAAGCTTGGCGATTTTGGTGTGTCTGCTTGCTTGTTTGATAACGGTGATAGGCAACGTGCAAGAAACACATTTGTTGGTACTCCTTGCTGGTAGGTTATTGTCTATTCTTTACTCTTCATACACCACCACTTTGTGCTCAATGGTGTACATTTTAAactcttgtttctttttttgtaggATGGCTCCGGAAGTCTTGCAGCCTGGAAATGGATATAATTCCAAgtgagtttatatttttaaagctCAAATGTAAAAAGTAGTCCACTTTGGTATGCATATGTTAAGACAATTTTGTCAAACTAGTCTGCCTCTAATCCGAATGTATTCACACTGTGTGTGTGAACAAAGAAAATGCAAATAATAGCTTATTTGGTTGATTGTCTTCTGTCACAGGGCTGATATCTGGTCGTTTGGTATAACAGCGCTTGAATTGGCCCATGGTCATGCACCCTTCTCAAAATATCCCCCCATGAAGGTAATCAATACTCTCTTTGTTCCTAGaagataaatgttttttttttttcagttgtttcaaaaagatactccctctgtttcacaATGTAAGTAGTTTAGACTAAAATCACTAATATTAAGAAAGTtggtactttaaaaaaaaaaaaaatttaattaattagttcaaccaattataaaaaaaaattgatattatttgattggttacactatatccaataaatgtaaaagttatCTAGATATTTGGaaactacttacattttgaaacaaaagaatTTTCCTTAAACTACTTACAATAAAAAACAGTGGTAGTGcatgttttatgttttctagGTATGTTTAATTAGTTAATAATGATAAATGACAAACTTCAAAAAAGATTAATTGTACTTCTTGAAATGCTTTTGGTCTAAAATTATTGGAAATTGgtaaacacaaaaataatacatttattgTTAAAAATTTGACATGTTTTCTTAAtgtgtaaaaacatataaacttACATCATTTAGGTACGGACGAATTATCTCTTTGTTTCCAGTTTATGTCTGTGTTtgcaatctattaaaatagttCTGATTCTTTTTTGTGCTTTTCTGATTACAGGTGCTGCTAATGACTATTCAAAACGCACCTCCAGGTCTTGATTACGACCGTGATAAGAAATTCTCAAAGGTACTCGTgttctttctaggttttgttctAGCTTTGCTGGATTTTCTGACTTGTATTTCAGTTACGATTTATGTTTATTACTAAACTAATTAGAGGACTTTCAGCTGTGAGCAGTCCTTTAAAGAAATGGTTGCAATGTGTTTGGTGAAAGATCAAACAAAAAGACCAACCGCTGAAAAGCTGCTGAAACACTCCTGCTTCAAACACACAAAGCCACCTGAGCTTGCTGTGAAATCATTATTTGCTGATTTGCCTCCTCTTTGGACACGTGTGAAATCTCTTCAGGTTAGCCATTTTTGTGTGCTTCTTTATTGAAATCATCATCACGTTCTCACGTTGTTGATTGCGTTGGTGTATGACAGGCCAAGGATGCTGCACAGCTTGCTTTAAAGAGAATGGCCACTGCTGATGAGGAAGCTATATCAATGGTGACAAACACTTAGTTTTAACATTATTACCTAAATACTTAACTTAATGCAGAGTTAGACATGAACcattgttttttgtttaatgtcaGAGTGAATACCAAAGAGGAGTGAGCGCTTGGAATTTTGATGTCAAAGACTTGAAAACACAAGCATCTTTGGTAAGTAACTGCCATTGCATATTCTTAATTTCTGTTCATTGGTAACTATCACATAACACCTGTTCTtatattctttttgtttgtgtaaATAGCTAAGTGATGAAGATGGTCTAGAAGAGAGTCAGGAAGATGAAGAAATCTTCCATACACGGTTTCATAACAAGGCTAGTAATCTGTGgataacatttagaaaaatgcATCTTATAAGACTTCACTTCATTGGTATCAGATGAACTAATTTTACAAAGCCAATGCAGGTGAATGATAGCCCGGTACTATATGAAAACATGAACGGGAAGGAAAAGGTTTCCACTACTGAAGTGGAAGAACCAAACTGTGAAGAGAAGTTCACTTTCATCACTAATGCCTCTTCCGTAACACCAAACTCAGAGCATGAAGTTCCTGAGGCTAAGGTTAATAAGCCAGTAAGACGCCAAAGTCAGAGTGGACCACTTACAAGCAGAGCCGTTGTAAGCCACTCGGCTTCAGAGAAAGGTCAAATCTTTGAAAGGTTGGACATTTTACTTTAAGATCTGCTTGTCGTCCTTTTATGTAAGAGAAAGCTTTTAAAAGCAATCCAACTTGTGAAACAATGCTTAGATCCGAGAGTGAACACCAGGCAGCCCCGTCTGTCAAAAGAGCTCCTAGCTTTAGCGGTCCGTTGAATCTTTCAACTCGTGCTTCTTCAAACAGCTTGTCAGCTCCTATTAAATACTCAGGAGGTGAGTGGCAATCTTCATGCACTTTTTTTTGCTTCTCTTGCAGTTGAGCTAAAGTGCGTGTTTTGTCAAAATCTTTGAATAGGATTCCGTGATTCTCTGGATGAGAAGTCAAAGGGTAACCTTGTTCAGAAAGGAAGATTCTCAGTAACATCAGGAAACTTAGACCTTGCTAAGGATGTTCCATTAAGTATAGTCCCTCGTCGATCTCCACAGGTTAGTTATTCTAGTCTCTTCTTCTCTATTAttgtagatttgatgatttcttcTCCTCACCTGATGAATCAATCATACAACTTAATCTCCAGTCATCCCCTCT contains these protein-coding regions:
- the LOC106376009 gene encoding serine/threonine-protein kinase fray2-like, translated to MGFLRLVLEAVFGGKRRKKMVRGSSSSSSGAVVRGGGGSSVKQKGFSMNPKDYKLMEEVGHGASAVVYRAIYLPTNEVIAVKCLDLDRCNSNLDDVRRESQTMSLIDHPNVIKSFCSFSVDHSLWVVMPFMAQGSCLHLMKTAYSDGFEESAICSILKETLKALDYLHKQGHIHRDVKAGNILLDDNGEIKLGDFGVSACLFDNGDRQRARNTFVGTPCWMAPEVLQPGNGYNSKADIWSFGITALELAHGHAPFSKYPPMKVLLMTIQNAPPGLDYDRDKKFSKSFKEMVAMCLVKDQTKRPTAEKLLKHSCFKHTKPPELAVKSLFADLPPLWTRVKSLQAKDAAQLALKRMATADEEAISMSEYQRGVSAWNFDVKDLKTQASLLSDEDGLEESQEDEEIFHTRFHNKVNDSPVLYENMNGKEKVSTTEVEEPNCEEKFTFITNASSVTPNSEHEVPEAKVNKPVRRQSQSGPLTSRAVVSHSASEKGQIFERSESEHQAAPSVKRAPSFSGPLNLSTRASSNSLSAPIKYSGGFRDSLDEKSKGNLVQKGRFSVTSGNLDLAKDVPLSIVPRRSPQSSPLRKSASVGNWIPEPKMPTVQPQTIKELSSQTMSPSLIIPQLQHIFQQNSVQQDLLMNLLNSVQPAETTDGSQSGKLPPLPRSETNGTVDSVPSERERMLLSSISELRAKLNDLTEELDSEKSRYNQLQQKLKAFTGRELV